One region of Collinsella aerofaciens ATCC 25986 genomic DNA includes:
- the istA gene encoding IS21 family transposase yields the protein MAAEEGDGFDPQACNLAEFCRRTGLTRSRARTVRAHGFRALPHGNSGRRAAPGVLAGHTGLVDDLLRKGVTNSQVIFERLLGQGYAGGLTTVKTYIAAHRDLVPAKRRQAAPQGCRGQRFRTAPGEAYQMDWGFVAVERPGGERARIACFAMVCHHCGGAHVEFFPNARQENLLIGMLHAFSALGVPATVLTDNMKSVVVRRDADGRPVWQADYAEFMGVVGFRTRLCRPRHPYTKGKVERLVRFVKGNFLAGRSFTDLDALNREAALWCAEQGGRWRRAAACVPMREHEAACSANTRPLEVTAEVERYLCPRRKISFDGFVSFEGHRYGVPYWYVRRECRVNREGRVVHIYSDDLSRELVAHAVGTGADSWCEGQWETSPAQPEELPTQPVGTVVEQIAPPRTKPGFERFDFGRAE from the coding sequence ATGGCCGCGGAGGAGGGCGACGGGTTCGACCCGCAGGCATGCAACCTCGCGGAGTTCTGCAGGAGGACGGGGCTCACCCGCTCCCGCGCGAGGACGGTCAGGGCACACGGGTTCAGGGCCCTGCCCCACGGGAACAGCGGGAGGAGGGCCGCGCCGGGCGTGCTCGCCGGCCACACCGGCCTGGTGGACGACCTCCTGCGGAAGGGCGTCACCAACTCGCAGGTGATATTCGAGCGGCTGCTCGGCCAGGGCTACGCCGGCGGCCTCACCACGGTGAAGACCTATATCGCCGCGCACCGGGACCTCGTGCCCGCGAAGAGGCGGCAGGCGGCCCCGCAGGGCTGCCGCGGCCAGCGCTTCAGGACGGCGCCCGGAGAGGCCTACCAGATGGACTGGGGCTTCGTCGCGGTCGAGCGCCCCGGCGGGGAGCGGGCGCGGATCGCCTGCTTCGCCATGGTCTGCCACCATTGCGGGGGCGCCCACGTCGAGTTCTTCCCGAACGCGCGCCAGGAGAACCTCCTCATCGGGATGCTGCACGCGTTCTCGGCGCTGGGCGTGCCCGCGACCGTGCTCACCGACAACATGAAGAGCGTGGTCGTCCGCCGCGATGCCGACGGCCGGCCCGTCTGGCAGGCCGACTACGCCGAGTTCATGGGCGTCGTCGGCTTCCGCACCAGGCTGTGCAGGCCGCGCCACCCCTATACGAAGGGCAAGGTGGAGAGGCTCGTCCGCTTCGTGAAGGGGAACTTCCTCGCGGGAAGGTCCTTTACCGACCTTGACGCCCTCAACCGGGAGGCCGCCCTCTGGTGCGCCGAGCAGGGAGGCCGCTGGCGGCGCGCGGCGGCATGCGTCCCGATGCGCGAGCACGAGGCGGCGTGCTCGGCGAACACCAGGCCGCTCGAGGTCACGGCCGAGGTCGAGCGGTACCTGTGCCCGCGCCGGAAGATCTCCTTCGACGGCTTCGTGAGCTTCGAGGGGCACCGCTACGGCGTGCCCTACTGGTACGTCCGCCGCGAGTGCAGGGTGAACCGGGAGGGGCGCGTGGTGCACATATACAGCGACGACCTCTCCCGCGAGCTCGTCGCCCACGCCGTCGGCACCGGCGCCGACAGCTGGTGCGAGGGGCAGTGGGAGACATCGCCGGCGCAGCCCGAGGAGCTGCCGACCCAGCCGGTGGGGACCGTGGTCGAGCAAATCGCCCCGCCCAGGACGAAACCCGGTTTCGAGAGGTTCGACTTCGGGAGGGCCGAATGA
- a CDS encoding ATP-binding protein, which translates to MMAGAGASPYELASDAASRLGIAVGAEELATLASDLDLGDGEMAAVAATFSYLAEKRRLASIETLLRLSRLPRREPKTFEGFDFSRIQGRDAAALGKLPSLADLYAHRNVAFVGPGGIGKTHLAQAYGRECCMRGLKTYYIKATELRDRFQKAVQRGNTSRVVSSLVKPSCLIVDEVGRCVYDRPCTDLFFDVVDRRYEKEGPNAMVLTSNIAPSGWDEFFTGDDTLLCALDRLFDKASVFVMRGPSYRGRELDTYSVEAVPQAVKVRGIQPEGM; encoded by the coding sequence ATGATGGCGGGCGCGGGGGCGAGCCCCTACGAGCTCGCGAGCGACGCCGCGTCGAGGCTCGGGATCGCCGTCGGGGCGGAGGAGCTCGCGACCCTCGCCTCGGACCTCGACCTCGGCGACGGGGAGATGGCCGCCGTGGCAGCCACCTTCTCCTACCTTGCGGAGAAGAGGAGGCTCGCCTCCATCGAGACGCTGCTGAGGCTGAGCAGGCTGCCCAGGCGCGAGCCCAAGACCTTCGAGGGCTTCGACTTCTCCAGGATCCAGGGCCGGGACGCGGCCGCGCTGGGCAAGCTCCCGTCGCTGGCCGACCTCTACGCGCACCGCAACGTCGCCTTCGTCGGGCCCGGCGGCATAGGGAAGACGCACCTCGCGCAGGCCTACGGGCGCGAGTGCTGCATGCGGGGGCTCAAGACCTACTACATAAAGGCGACCGAGCTCAGGGACAGGTTCCAGAAGGCCGTCCAGCGGGGAAACACCTCGCGGGTCGTCTCCTCGCTCGTCAAGCCGTCGTGCCTCATCGTTGACGAGGTGGGGAGATGCGTCTACGACAGGCCGTGCACCGACCTGTTCTTCGATGTCGTCGACAGGCGCTACGAGAAGGAGGGGCCGAACGCGATGGTCCTCACGAGCAACATCGCCCCGAGCGGGTGGGATGAGTTCTTCACGGGCGACGACACGCTCCTCTGCGCCCTCGACAGGCTGTTCGACAAGGCGTCGGTGTTCGTGATGCGGGGCCCGAGCTACCGCGGCAGGGAGCTTGACACCTACTCGGTGGAGGCCGTCCCCCAGGCGGTGAAGGTGAGGGGGATCCAGCCCGAGGGGATGTAG